Genomic window (Mycoplasma sp. NEAQ87857):
TCAATACCTTTAATACCAGTATTTTCATCATAAGTAGCAACATTAGCTCCTTGACGTTTAATAATGTGTGCTAGAGGTTTTCCTACAAGATGGCTTCTTCCAACCACACACACTTTTTTACCTTTAACATCAATATTATAATGGTCCATTAATTCTAATACAGCTCTTGCTGTTGCTGGAACAAAGTGTTTTTCACCATTATCATTATATAGCTTAAATTCATTTTTAGTACTTAATCCATCAACATCTTTATCGTATGGAACAGCATCTAAGATAACTTGAGTAGGAATGTGTTCTGGAAGTGGTAATTGAATAATTACACCATCTGAATAATCATTAATATCATCTAATTTTTGTAATAATCTATTTTGAGTAATATTTTCACGATATTTATATAATTTACCTTCAATTCCTAATTTTTCACATTGTTTTAATTTGTGTTCAATATATTTATTTGAAGCAGGATTATCACCTACTTGAACAATAGCTAGTCTTGGTTTTCTAGCTAAATCAAGTGCTTTAAGTTCTTTTTTTAATTTAGTTAGCTCTTTTTTAGCTAATTCTTTTCCACTTAATATTTGCATTTTAATTCCTCCTCGTATTTAACAAGGTCTTTTTGATATTTATCTAATTTTTCTTTTTCAAGTTCCACTTTTTCTTTTGGTGCTTTTTTAACAAAGTTTTCATTGCTTAAAATATTTTGTGCTCTTGTTATTTCTTTGTTTAAAAATTCTATTTTTTCAATTAATAATTTTTTATTCTTTTGCTTCATTTCATCAGTTAATTGAATAAAAATACTATTATTTTGCAATCTAATTAAATAATCATTGTTTTTTACTAAATTAGCATTAGCTAATTTAGTAATTGAATCAATAGTTTGATCATTTAATTGGTTCATTGATCAATAATTTAATACTTCTTTTTTAGAAACTTGATTATCTTCACGATATTTTCTTAATTCAGTTACTATTTCAATAATTTCATCAATATAAGCTACATTTTCATTTAATTCTAGTTCTGGTCAAGATTGCTCTAATAATTCTTGATCAAAAATTTCGCCATAAATTCTATCGGTAATAAATGGCATAAATGGATGTAGGATTATTAATGATTTTTTAAGAACTTCTAATGCACCTTTTTTAGATGGGATGGTTTTTAATAATTCAATATATCAACCACTAAGATCGTTGAAAATATAACGATAAATTTCACTTCCCATAACAGCAAAATCATAGTTTTGCATTGACTTATCGATTTTTTCTGATAATAAATAAAGTTTATTTAAAATTCACTTATCAGCATCAGTATATTCAGCATTATTATCATCTTGCATTTCTGAAATATATTTAGCTATATTTCATAATTTATTATTAACTCTTCAAGCACTTTCAACTTTTTCAGTTGAGAATTTAATATCCATACCTGGAGAAGTGTTAGTAATTAAGAATCATCTTAAAGCATCTGATCCATATTTTTCAATCATATCCATTGGGTCTACACCATTATTTAATGATTTAGACATTTTTCTACCTTGAGCATCTCTAATTAACCCATGAAGTAATAAATCATCAAATGGTTTTTGATCCATAAATTCTAAACCAAAGAAGTACATTCTAGCAACTCAGAAAAAGATAATGTCATAACCCGTAACTAATAAGCTATATGGATAATATCTTTTTAAATTATCATTTGCTTTTGGTCATCCTAAGAAAGTAAATGGAGCAATTCCAGATGAAAATCAAGTATCTAAAACATCAGGATCTTGAACTCAATCTCCTTCAGGTTTAGTTTCTTGGACTTTGATATTTCCATCTTTGTCATATCAAGCAGGAATTCTATGACCTCATCATAACTGTCTTGAAATAGTTCAATCATGCACATTTTCCATTCATTGTTGCATTGTTAATCTAAATCTTTTAGGGAAGAAATTAACTGTATCTTCACTATCAAGATTATTTAAAATTAAATCTCTAAAGTGATCCATTTTAACAAATCATTGTGGAAGAACTAAAGTTTCAACAACACTTTTTGATCTATCACTAATACCTACATTTGAGATAGTTTTTTCAATTTTTTCAATAAATCCATTATCTAATAAATATTGACCAATTTTTTCTCTAGCTTCAAAACGTTCAAGACCATGGAAAATACTATCTTTAGCATTTATAAAACCTTTTTTATCAATGGTTTCAATAATTTCAAGATTTAATTTTTGAATAATATCAATATCACTTTCAGCATGAGCACTTAATTTCATTAAACCTGATCCAAAATCAATATCTACA
Coding sequences:
- a CDS encoding bifunctional 5,10-methylenetetrahydrofolate dehydrogenase/5,10-methenyltetrahydrofolate cyclohydrolase, whose product is MQILSGKELAKKELTKLKKELKALDLARKPRLAIVQVGDNPASNKYIEHKLKQCEKLGIEGKLYKYRENITQNRLLQKLDDINDYSDGVIIQLPLPEHIPTQVILDAVPYDKDVDGLSTKNEFKLYNDNGEKHFVPATARAVLELMDHYNIDVKGKKVCVVGRSHLVGKPLAHIIKRQGANVATYDENTGIKGIESGDIVIVAIGVAKYIKAKNVKPGAIVIDVGTNLDDKITTEIHGDVDFESVKDKVSAITPVPGGVGPMTVVCLLKNLIDIFK
- a CDS encoding valine--tRNA ligase, producing MNKDYNHKLVEQGIDQKWQEKEYFSTHDLSKKPFSILLPPPNVTGKLHLGHALDVYIPDTIIRYKKLNGFDVMWLPGMDHAGIATQSKVENEIYKMSGLTRHDLGREKFLDKIWEWKDEYAALFRKQWSTIGLALDYKNERFTLDEEANKAVTKVFIDLYNKGLIYKGVRAINWDVQLQTALSNIEVNNEPMEQKMYYIKYPIKDSDKYLTIATVRTETLLSDVAVVFNPNDERYLNLLGKSVIHPLTKKELPIITDEYVDIDFGSGLMKLSAHAESDIDIIQKLNLEIIETIDKKGFINAKDSIFHGLERFEAREKIGQYLLDNGFIEKIEKTISNVGISDRSKSVVETLVLPQWFVKMDHFRDLILNNLDSEDTVNFFPKRFRLTMQQWMENVHDWTISRQLWWGHRIPAWYDKDGNIKVQETKPEGDWVQDPDVLDTWFSSGIAPFTFLGWPKANDNLKRYYPYSLLVTGYDIIFFWVARMYFFGLEFMDQKPFDDLLLHGLIRDAQGRKMSKSLNNGVDPMDMIEKYGSDALRWFLITNTSPGMDIKFSTEKVESAWRVNNKLWNIAKYISEMQDDNNAEYTDADKWILNKLYLLSEKIDKSMQNYDFAVMGSEIYRYIFNDLSGWYIELLKTIPSKKGALEVLKKSLIILHPFMPFITDRIYGEIFDQELLEQSWPELELNENVAYIDEIIEIVTELRKYREDNQVSKKEVLNYWSMNQLNDQTIDSITKLANANLVKNNDYLIRLQNNSIFIQLTDEMKQKNKKLLIEKIEFLNKEITRAQNILSNENFVKKAPKEKVELEKEKLDKYQKDLVKYEEELKCKY